The Topomyia yanbarensis strain Yona2022 chromosome 3, ASM3024719v1, whole genome shotgun sequence nucleotide sequence cacaagccctctcggtctcctcgatgcaccgctatcgaggcgtaatgcaataaccatattaaagcagttgtctgctcaaatatgcctgaagatgtttgcagtaccgtcaaacccgtcaacctaggagagggaTAAATTATTGTCACCCTAATTGGTCGTATAAGTATGTTTTACACGACCATTTACCCTGAAAAGCTAATAACGTAAACGTGCTGGCTTCAAAAAAGTGGTTCAATATCCTTTTATCTTGGATTTAAGGCCTATAAACCCATAATCGAAACAAGAACAAAATACCTACATTGTTTTTTCTAGGTCGCACTAGAGATAACGCATTTGTGTAGAACAGACAAACAACATTTTTCCAGGACAAGCCGTAGGATTAAAAGATAACAGGTCATCTGTAATGAGGACTGCCCAACAACATTTATTTTGTACGGTCACTGTGCTCATTCGAAGGGCAATCGGTTCCGGTTGACCCTTCGAAGGACGAAGAGCGTTTGAACCCACTTCTATAACCATTTTTCGACGAATCTCTTATATGGTTGCTAGTAGCATTAAAATGCCCACTACATTTCCATCTACTACTTTGAGATGAATGTTTTGGTTTGGTCAGGGATGCCATGACGTGAGAAATGCAAAGGCTACGCAGTAAACCCGAAGTGACTCATCCACCCATGCAAATTATCTTATTGTTTAAACAATTTGAATAACGAACAAGATTTTAACTTGCGCCAGCTTACTGCCGCCGTTGATTATGTCATCAAGGGTAAAGTGAGAAAACGCAGTAACGTGATGACATCTAGCGTGTATCGTTTCAAATGTGGAACAAATAGCGTAGCCGTTCTCATCGACTTCTTTGAACTTAAAACAGAAACGTAATTCGTGTTATTAAACGCATTCTGTTGTTGAATAGTAAACAGCTAAAATTGCCAGCGCACGATCAAACAAATGGAAACTCTAACACATTCGTGCGCACGAGGCACACTCATGACGGTCACAAAGCTACTGACATGTCTATTTGTCTATGATTGCGTGCATTCTGAGTtgtgtttataaacaacagatGTTGATCTACCTGACATAGTTAACGTTCCCCGAATATGGTCGCACGCTAGGACAATCAAGCCTGGTGTCCAATACATACATCTAGGGCTAGTAACCAAGCACGCACTATCAAAGGAAAGTTAATAGCATTGAATATAGTAACAAATAGCTGCTAGCTTTTGCGCTGGGTATTCATTTTTTAGCAGGTCAACTAGGTCGGAAGCGCCACATGAATGATCTCAGACGCAAATCGCCCGTTGGTCGAAGTGTATATGGAAACTTGTTTTCGCTGTAGTCCCGTCACTACTACCACCGATACCTACTAGCACAAACAACGCGAGTACAGAAGCACTCAAGCGAGATCTGTAGAAACTGCTGACGGATCATCAATTTATCACATATTTGTCAGTGGGTGGTGGTTCGCTAGTGGAAAGATTCAGATATAATTGCAATGACTTGCTATAGAATACAGCCGATTCCGGTGGCGCCGTTGATGACTAAATCCGATTCTCGGAATAATTCTACTACTCGCAGCAACATGCGCAAACCATCATGTGCCTAATATCGTGAACATGTGATCGCGATAAGGCCGATAGTACTATCTCGACTAAGCTCTCAAAATGATATTTTTCAGGCGGGTGAAATAGAATCAAAGTGAATCCTTAAACGCAGAAAATAATCAATATTGAAATGCCACTCGTAAACAACAAGTTAATCGATGATATTTAGAGTCGAGTAGAGGAAAAATACCTCTGCTCTTGTCGGCGCCATGTTTACCAAActctaacaaaaacaaatagtcTACCTTATCTCGCCGCTTAAAGGAGTACAGTTTCTTTCAAAACAACAGCCGCACCGATCTCAGTtacaaattttccattttttattttattttttatcgtaTAAAGTGCTTAGTCTATTTGTAAATCCAAAAGTAACTATATACAAATATGTAGTTTTCAGTGTTTATCAAGCGTACAAATTAGTAGTAGCACTGTCAACAATGCATACACCGTGAACCAGATTCGAGCGAACACTTCATCAAATCTCTGCAGTTGTGGTACCCACAGGCCGGCAACATTTCCGACCCTGTGAGGGCAGAGGAATTATTCCAGCATTCAATCAGGAGCCACATTATGCAaacaaaacgaaataaaaaaacatatttcCTCTCAGGATGCACAATATCACCCCAGTTTCCGGTTGAAGCAAGAAAATGAAGAACGCGAATTTTGTTTAGATTAATGCGCTcacttttatttgaaattttcacataagATAGATCCGCATCACATTGGTAAAAGGTTTCCGGCACAGAGGACACTTAGTGACAGAAGAAGCGCACTTTGCACACGCTACCACGTGACCACAGGGCGAGAATGCCGTATTGTACTCGTTAACATAGCAAATTTTGCACGTTCGGCTCGTGTCCGATTTGCGATTTGGTTCGTCCTCGTCCTCCTCGATACCACTGCTAGCCGTTTGATCTGTCGGAGACTGACTGTTGTTGCGGAGCGTGCTGCCGCTGGCGTTCATGTCTTCAACCGATGTGCTTAGGCTGGACGATTGAGACGAAGGAAGCGAGGTGGTGGTTGCCGAAGAGGCTACTCCGGAAGTTGAAGGCTGTGGCGAACATGATGGGCCAAAATCCTGAGGACTTTGCAGTTGCTCCGACGCCGCCTGGGGTGGGTTATCTTTCTTTGCCAAACACCGAGAGATATACTCTTCACCCTTCATTAGTTTCAGGTACTCACAATTACTATACCACATGGCATGTTGTTCCCAAGGTTCATCCTCTGCTTCCCAATCCTTTAGTCCTCCCCCACAGCTGAAGCACTTGACTCGATCGCTCTTGCCGGTATAGAAGAATCCTGCGTCGCTAAGTTCCTTGGGTTTCTGTTTCATAAATTTCGGCCaatcttcgtagctttcaagcCGTTTCGCCTCGATTGCATAGTTTGGATATTCAGGCCGCTTCTGCTGTGGTAAAGGCTGCTGTTGATGTTGATCGAACATGGCCATATCACTTGACATCATGCTAGATTCTGATGTCAGTGAACTAGGTGGGGACGTCAATGATCCGCTGCTGCTTCTATCCGACGACGAGTAACCATTTTCTGCAACGGAATTTTCACGAATCCGAATGCCACACGTATCGTAGCTAGGTTCCGGCAGCTGATCCAAAAAACTGCTATCAATGGGCACATTATTTGTTGGACGTTTTCGCAGCAACGGACAGTACGGGGACCATCTCAAATGTTCCGAAAGCACATTATCGGTCGGTTCCCACAATCCAATCTCGACCCGACAGAAGTAACACTTAACCATATCGTTCGGTCCCACATAGTAGAACCCATAGCGAGCGAGTTCCGTCTTGCTAATAAACAAGATGTCCCAATTCTTGAACGAATCCAGCCGAGTAACTTCCATATGATACGTGACCGATGGTCCCGTCATACCGTAATCTTCCTTCACTTTATTATCCGGGTAATCCCGAGGTATCGATAGAACTTGTGCGGTCATTTTATTTGATGCCTTTTTTTATGTCCCGGGGAAAAAAGAGGATAGTCTGAAGAGGAGAAACGGAAAACTAAACGACTATCTGAAAGCCGCGACGGTCGAATGGAGACTGAGCGAACAACACTGCAGCTGGGCTTTCCAAGGTGCAGTTGctattagttttatttttatttacaaaacGAGTGATGCAGTTGcactctctcactctctctctctctaacaCGTTGATTTCGCTCTTTCCGCTTTGCTCAGAGCAGAATGATGATGATGCAGATGCTGGTGGTGACTGTGTCGTCTTGGTACTCCAGTTGAGAAAAGATTGATCTGTGGAAACGGAAAGGAGAGAAGAAACACGGAATAAGCAACTATGTATAGCTTTCGAAAAGTAAAGTAAAACATACGGGACAGTTAGCGAAGGAAAAGAAAGTGGCAAAATAGCGAAATTGATCACATTATTCTGACCAGTTTGACTTTATATAGAGGCAGAATCACAAGATAGCCATATCAACGGACCGAGATAAAAGACCAGGTTATCAAGACGATTCGAAACACGGTTGTGCTCCATTTGCAATTACTACCAAAAATACCATCAGAACTGAACATGTCGGTTGGTTCATCCTACCATTCTACTCCACTGGGTAGAAATAATCGTTATGCAAGTTTTAAACTGtggtacactgaaacctccattgaCGAACTCTCTTTTTACGCAAATATTTTTTAGCAAACtgaattcgaaataacgaagtGCAGTACCGTCCGTATTTTTAGCTAACTATTGCTATTAAAAGTTGACTATTGTCGGAATGAGGTTGATGGGTATATGACGAAAATGGATGTCTgatgctattttgaaatccaagatggcgacttccagttttgATAAATTCTTCATAACCTCAGcattatgggtattttcggagtgGGTTTGACGAGTACATGACAAAAATCGATGTCGATTTATAAAACCTTAGAATATGATTTGCGGGAAGATGGCGAAAATCGATGTAGAAAAccattttgtaaatcaaggagGCAAATTTCCGGAATGGGAGTAAGGGGATAGTGATGATATGGTTATAGAAATTTCGACTCaaccggaagccgctatcttGGCCTTGAAAATTACGTCATTCATCGATTTCCATCATCCATTCGTCAAGCCAAATTCAAAAATACCAGTGCAGGGTTACAGAGAATTCATCTACCGTTATCAAGAATATTAATCAACCGGCAGTTCATTTCCATTGTCTACTCGTCAAGCACGTTCAAAGTTTACCCATATTGTTAGAACATTGCTCAACCGAAAGTTGTAATGTGTATTGccaaatggcgtcaaacattcGTTTCCATCATCTACTTGCCAAGCAGATtaaaaaaatacccatattggtagggttttcgaaaatattgctcaatagaagacgccatcttggatttcaaaacggtttcAAATATCAATTTTCTTCAACTACTTGTGAGTGCTTGTGTCAAAAATACCCACATTGATAAGGTTACCAAAAACATTGATATAAGGCCATCTTGGGtctcaaaatggcaccaaatatccatttttgttttgtacttGCCAAGTCTGTCCTAAAAATGCTTCTTTATTGTGATATTATAATCATTAAATTGTGTGAACTGCTTTGATGACACCCTTtgaaataagaatgtgaagcgaactttttttacgaactaaatcccaaataacgaacacatTTCACGAACTAATTCTATTTACGAACTCCCAGTTtaattcgtaaatggaggttccagtgtaaTAGAAAAACGTTAAAAATCATTCTAACATTAGACCAACGATTCATTTAATTCTGCCCTGTGACGTATATTTCAGAAGGTACCAACTGGAATTTTAGCATGGTACTTTAAAAACTGAAAATAGAAAAGCTCTAGTTTGGGCACCCATTTAAGAAATCCTGAATCTGGCCTTAAAGATTCCTATTTACTAATTATTTACTGGAACCCTTTAAACAATCCTCTGGAATTCTTGTTTTCAGAAATCCTGGACATAAGGATGGTAATTATTTGGCTTGGGCTTTGCACCTGTTGAATCTAGAATTCCGGAATGCGTCACAACAAATAAAATCATCCAGCCTGGTCGGTCAAAATGCTGCATTGTTCTAAACCATTGCCCATCCCAGAAGATATATCGTCTCATTTTACTTTTATTGTAGCCGGCCATTtattcttatgtaaaaatagtaaaactGCGAATTTGGAAATGAAATAGCTTTTTAAAGCGTAAAAAGAATATTcaaagaagaaaataaaaaaatacaaatgctggatattttttgcaatgaaagtatttaaaacaaaagaaaaaagtgaaatgttgtacatgaataaacagtagaaaaaatatgaaaacggtATGAAATTAGAGGAATggatataaattaatataaataaaataatgcgtagaattgaaaacaaaatataggAAACGAGTGGGCAATAATTGGAACAATAGAGATAGCGAGAATAGGTAAAATGGCAAATTCGAATCAcggacaaaatgaaaaacataaaaaagtagAAATACAAAATGGTATACGTGGATAAAACACATAATTAAAAAAGTACAAATTAGTAAgacaaagaaataaaaaaagaaaataaaagctATTGGCAAAAGGCCAAAGTAGATTAAATAAAGAAACAACGCACAAACGGCAAACGGAAGAAATGGAAAACAATAAAAAGACAAACTGCGGGAAATCTGTATAATGAGACAAAAAGACTGATAGACGTGAACAAATAAGAACCCAGGTAAATatgaagaaaaatgaaaaataaaagaaaattacatttgctgcctttcattatattttttatgaaagaagACCAAATAAAAACGTGCCAAATCAGTCGAGATTTTGCGCAGTTCTCAGACCAAATAAATATTACCTATACATCTTCAAAACTTACAATGGTTTTTGGTtgcaaaattctaagaaaattcTCATGTACACCttagttttttacgcggattttgaaatttacgcggtttttgaaatttacgcggatttcatttacgcggttttcatttacgcgattttaatttacacggtatccattaacgaggttcccattaacgcggattcttaaactTATACGGTCtttatttacgcggattttgaaacttACACAGTCTTTATTTACGCGGAttctgaaatttacgcggttttcatttacgcggagattgaaatttacgcggttttcatttacgcggcctgtatcccccgcgcaaaaaaaaacctgagtgtattatccccctatttttttattaaaagacTAAACAAATCATGTCttgttacttgaaaatattccTAGCTGAAATCTTACAACTCAAAATATTTTCGAATGTATATGGGAGACGAAAATACTGATTGCCTTCTTATTACCGCACCGTCTGACCGTGCATCCACATGCTGCTCATTCATAAAAATGCATGCGGGACTTGTACATAACTTTCCAATATTCAATAAGGTCACCAAGGTGCACCAGATTGACAACTCTGCCTGAAAAAGACCGTCAATTTTTGGGTTTTCTGCGTCATTTTCGAATGTTTTTTGTTATTCATATAAGTCACACATACTTCGAAATTCATTGCAAAACTGGTTACTATTTTTCCAAATGATTAATGCGAGTAATACATTGTAGTTCCGTTCAATACAATGAAGGTTATAAACGTTCAAAAACATTCCCTCCTGTTGCTGctgaatttttcaaaatgggcctctatattgaaaggtatATCGTAGTCACAATATGAGAATATGACAAACTTGGATCAAATTTCCCTAAAGTTACAAGTGATGATTGCATTTTTTCACTAAAACTTCGTACTTCAAACACATATTCAACTTTAACCAGCTTTCGCCTATGAATGGTTTAGAGGTTGTGAATAGCTTGTAACTCAAGTTGTGttccaatcttgatgaaattttgggattttttttaaaagtatgTACGTATCAAAGTGGAAACTAAGCTTTGGAATGGAGCCGTATATCGTCAATTGCGGTTGAAGGTCATTCGAAtataattttgataaaaaaaattctaattgcTATACTCAGCGACGAATCCGTTTACGAGAAGGTTACAAAATAATCGTGTTTACTTAACGTTTTTCAAAGCCTCGAGCAACAAACAAACAGTGGCCAGAATCCAGTTCCGTATGCTGTTCGACCGACTAACGATGAAACCTATGCGATAATCGATTTCAAACAAATTCCGCGCCTCAAAAATTTTCGCTGATTGGATTGCGAAAAAATAACCAACGTTTTTGCGACAGTTAACACTACGAATTCGGAAGTAAAGGAAGTTTCTCAACAAACGGATGTTACTCTTTATTAAGTCTCATGATGGACCGTTAAGTTTTgaatagacttatccagcttcCATCATAGCTAGGACGTACTACAATGATACGACAATGAATTCAATTTCATCCCAAAAGAACAGAACCCATTAAATTGTCCCCAGCTCCGTCCAATAGCCATGTATTGGGCGATAATGAAGCGGAAACTGATGATTAAGAGCACAATCTCCAGTGACATTGGTCGGATGAAGAATTGGTAGAATCAGCAGACAAATGAATATATTACCGAATTTTCtgttttcaatcatttttcCAATCTCCTATTAACGGTTATGTAGGAAATTATCCATATACCCTATAGTAgcaaaaaattgacgaaaaggAACCAATTAAAATCGTGTCACCCTCTTCGACGTCATTTCTTTGAGAAGATTAGATAGTTATGGGTATGCCGCACGGTGCAAAATTTCCTGAAGGCACCCACTGGTGATCTAACAGAATCTTGATCTAAATTCTAATAAAAGTTTATTCTGGGAAATGTGCATATATACAACAAAAGTTTGATGAAGTTCTGTCAAATTTTTTGAACTTCGGCATAATCCTTATCATCCTTATCTGAATTGTGATGGAATCCTGTTATTTCGACAAGGTTTTACTTCATAAATATACTATCCGATTACTTCGAAGAACTCCATCAGAATCTTTAGAAATATTTCAACTGAGTGGAATCCACAAACATTTTGAGATGGATTTCAATATTAGTGATGAATTGCAGTAGAATTCTGAACAGTAAAATGTAGAAAATCAGAGAATGCCGCAATCTTCTTAGGGAGAGACAGAATATCTTAGAATGAGGACTGTCAGGATATATGGTAGTTCTGATCTGACTAACGGGGTTGACAATTGATCCTTTCACTCACTTCAAGCAGATGGCTTCGTAGCCTTCGATCAGCATTCGCTCAGTTGAGTAGTTTATTTGTTTCCAACTAATCCgcttacagttttttttttctttgcaaaagGCCCAATTCGTATATCTCTTTCGCCTAAAATTTCGTGTCCATATGACTCACAAACTCTTCGTTATGTTGCTACACGCTGGCACACGCCAAAAAGCATGCGTCCTAAATGTACAGGAACGATTCGATTTCATTATACTCTGAATATTCCTGCATCAAGACCAACAGAAAGAAACTCTACCTGTGGTCTCCGTCAGATTAGACCCTGCACGCATTACTTAATTTTCAAACTATTTGGACCCAGACTCGACGGCAGCTGATGGGGAAAAATATCTTTTCATAGAGTTCCTTTTTTTCACGTGCCGCTCGCTTCACCTTCCAGCAACTGGAAATGAATAGCATTCTTAGGAGGCACATGGCGTTTATTATTTCTCATTCGCCCTCACATCCGCCATCGCCGCCATTCGTTCAGCTGACGAAAGACAGCTGCAATTTCCTTTCCTCATTTTGTGGACGTTTTCTGAAATTCGGCAGATGGTTGGTTGGTGTTCCACTGCGTTCTAATTTCTTCTATGGCAAGTTTATGTGAAGAAGTATTAACGAATCGGTCGCAGTTGTGTTTCTGGAGCGTGCCAACTTTACTGGTCGGTTTCGTGTAAGTGCACCGATATCGAACCTGCGTGACTGGACAGGTGCCATGACCATACATTGAACGTACGCCGTGTCTTCCACTGAATCGTCAATTAAGGCTAATGGACGGCGAGAATCTGCCGATAGTTTCTTTTTTCTCTTTATGACTGCAAGTCTTATCGTATGATGAGACTGGCCTTTCTCGGTCTTTCTATGAAGCAGGAGGCAACTCGGGAGATCAACAATCAATTCCAGGAATTTTAAGACGTGATTCCTGTACCAATATTTATCAGCGCAAGCTGACGTAGCGTTTTATTGAATATGATGTAAGGTGATCTTTTGAcctaaaatgaaataaatttatgTGACTAATCAGCTTGTCAATGGTATATGATTCGGCAACCGAGGCGTATGAAATTCTTTTCAATTGCACTAAATTACTTCAAATCGACGTTCTCATTCGTTCGTGTCGGTTATTACCGAGCGCAGTTGTTCTCAATAACTGtaataagaaagaaaaaataccaTGCCCGGGAATCGTATGTACAGGTATTCCTACGACCAGTCGAAACAGCAATCTCACGACTTTCATTGAAGAAACTCGTTCAGTGGCAAAAGCTGGCCAAAGATCAACTGGGCGAGGTAAAAGGCTACACGGTTAACATTTAGTCTGCTCACTTCTTCAGCTGCTTCGCTATGTTGTGGGTTCTCCGCTGGGCGCTGGAATTCGAGCTACTCACAAAGGCCACCCTTCAACAGTGCAACCCGGAgaacataattatttttatttataacaTTTCTTGCTTTGTTGTACCTCGATCGAAGCCCAGTGGACCCCTCGGTGCCCAACTCACAGGCAAGGTGGGTAGGGGGGGGGGAGCAAAGATGGAGAGATGAAGCCCGAAGATTGCTGTTCTGCATTCCATTCCCAGGCTCTGAAACAGTGGAGCGTTGAGATTTGCTTTGGTGCAAAAGCATGATGCTGGggtcgcacagtggcgggtcttcaaacaaaagtcggacaaaacctcaaatgttacctaaattggctgaaaatcacaatttaagctaattttgaggtgctgagctcatttttgatgtcaaaagtcgtaaaatattaaatgcatttttccatacagtgtcattgaacctttcttataactatgattccgttttcatgatagattttcctttactgttcaccaatgtcagcaatatcataaaaaatgaagaacactactttaaatccattgtataacgtgttggtttatagtagattgtctaactattttacacaaaacaccatgcgcctccatatcaccaacaaagcttcaaaatccccttaaaactttttgcgcacctaggcgcagaacgagaccattatattcgaaaagtagaggttatttcccatagaatgtatactatgtgaccgttccgaaatgtttccgaaatttgtacagaatacattagtgaaaaaagtatttttgatctgaccacctcaaacatatttaaactaaaaagtcatagttccaagcaaatttaccaaatgtattttaatcACTAACCAAgctctttcgttcctctacacaatgaaactagttgtgctatccaaatcaaaaatcaaaagagcaacatacatttgaagtgaacagagcaatggtggtttcggaaatgaaaatcattaaaatttccggactttgctacgtttaaactcttgttaaaaatcttgttcttatccaatgaccataaaattttgaatatacatcattcaatacatgagaaatttgggaaaaatataaaatataaatatttcaaaaataaatttttgaggttttggccagcctccagccactgtgggTCGTGGTGGTTGGTTGGTTGCTTGGTGGCTTTTGGGGAGAGTCCGACAAAGGCAACCCAAGATAGGACGGCATTTACTCTAAATTCAGCTTTGGAAAAATCGTGATCTCTTCTTGGCTTGGTATTAGTTGGAATAGTAGCAGCGTTGCAGCTGGAGCTTGAATGGGACTGGTGAAAATTTGAGAGgatttcttgcacttattgcaATGGTACTACGtacaaatgagagcctctctttgtttgctTTATCGAATATTactataaaacttttcaataatgTTTCAGTGCTTATCGCAAGACTGATTTTCTCGACTAAGAAAGTTTTTTAAActcatctttgcgcgtgaagaccacaaaacctgtaactaaattagttatggaatttgcgtttcgatttcgtctcatcagaatccgacacgaacttagtgacaggactaagctaacgACGGATTGAACTCCTTTCCTTGcgagacatcacgcttgactaagggttcgctcagaaacacaaattgtgtctccgtctTTTTTGGAGCAAtccggcactagcttagtcATGTCACTAAGTTGGTTTCGGATTCAGATGAGACGTAGTCGAAACgctaattccataactaatttaattatttaggAATCTTTCCGACTGAAGGAACGTCTTATTCGTTCACAGCCAAAATCGTTACTGACCAGTGCATAGCCAATCAGTTTTATTGCACAGTTCGACTACACGTTTTGTAatcgaaaatatttgttgataaGGATTGTgggaaatttgaaaataatgttaACTTATCAGTATGGTTGAT carries:
- the LOC131688970 gene encoding death-associated inhibitor of apoptosis 1, with amino-acid sequence MTAQVLSIPRDYPDNKVKEDYGMTGPSVTYHMEVTRLDSFKNWDILFISKTELARYGFYYVGPNDMVKCYFCRVEIGLWEPTDNVLSEHLRWSPYCPLLRKRPTNNVPIDSSFLDQLPEPSYDTCGIRIRENSVAENGYSSSDRSSSGSLTSPPSSLTSESSMMSSDMAMFDQHQQQPLPQQKRPEYPNYAIEAKRLESYEDWPKFMKQKPKELSDAGFFYTGKSDRVKCFSCGGGLKDWEAEDEPWEQHAMWYSNCEYLKLMKGEEYISRCLAKKDNPPQAASEQLQSPQDFGPSCSPQPSTSGVASSATTTSLPSSQSSSLSTSVEDMNASGSTLRNNSQSPTDQTASSGIEEDEDEPNRKSDTSRTCKICYVNEYNTAFSPCGHVVACAKCASSVTKCPLCRKPFTNVMRIYLM